GGTCAACGGCGCCCGGCGCTGGTTCCTGCTCGGGCCGATCAGCGTGCAGCCGTCGGAGGTGGCGAAGATCGCGGTCCTGGTGTGGGTCTCCGCCACCCTCGCGCGCCGGCCGACGCCGCGCACGATGGGAGAGCTGATGAAGCCGCTCGGCATCGTCGTCGGGCTCTTCAGCCTGCTCATCCTGCTCGAGCCCGACCTCGGCACGACGATCGCGCTCGGCCTGATGGTGGCGGGCGTCCTGCTCGTGTCGGGGGTGCGGCTGCGCCTGTTCGCGCTCGCAGGCACGTTGGCGCTCGCACTCGGCGGCGCTGCGATCTACATGGAGCCGTACCGGCGTGCCCGCTTCCTCAGCTTCCTCGATCCCTGGCAGGATCCGCAGGGGGCCGGCTTCCAGACGGTGCAGGCGATGATCGGCATGGGATCGGGCGGCATCACCGGCCAGGGGCTCGGGCAGGGCATCTCGAAGATCTTCTACCTCCCCGAGGCCCACACCGACATGATCTTCGCCGTCGTCGGCGAGGAGATCGGCCTGATCGGCTCGACGCTCGTCATCGGCGCCTTCGCGGTGTTCGCGTGGGCCGGCTTCCGGATCGCCCTGCAGTGCCGCGATCCCTTCGGCAAGCGGCTCGCCGCCGGCGCCACGACGCTCGTCTGCGGCCAGGCGGCCGTCAACCTCGCGGCCGTGATGGGCATCGCGCCGCTGACCGGTATCCCGCTCCCGTTCGTCTCCTACGGGGGGTCGTCGCTCATCATGTTGCTCGCCGCCGTCGGCGTTCTCCTTAACATCGCCGTGAATGATCGCGTCGTCGCAACTCGCAGTAGTGATCGCGGCCGGCGGGACAGCCGGACACGTCCGGCCCGCGCTCGCAGTGGCGGAAGCGCTGCGCGCGCGCGGCGTGAGCGTGACGTTCGCCGGCAGTCCCGACCGCGTCGAGTCGCGGCTGGTTCCTGAGGCGGGCTTCGAGCTCGACACGTTCGCGATCTCGGGCCTCCCCCGCACGCCCTCGCCCGCGCTCGTGCGGGCGCTGTGGCGCGCGGCCGCGGCGCCGCTCGCCTGCACGCGGATCCTGCGGCGCCGCAGGCCCGACGTCGTGCTCGGGGGCGGCGGCTACGTGGCGGGACCGATGGTGCTCGCCGCGCGCCTGCAGGGGATCCCCGCGGCGCTCACCGAGGCCGACGCGCACCTCGGGCTCGCCAACCGCCTGGCGGCGCCGTTCGCACGGCGCGTGTTCCTCGCCTACGAGGTGGAGGGGCGGAGCGGACCGAAGTACGCCGTCGTGGGAAGGCCGATCCCGCAGGCACACCTCGGCGCCACGCGCGCGCAGGGGCGGGCCCGCTTCGGCGTCCCCGACGGCGCGAGCGTCGTCGCCGTGTTCGGCGCGCTCGCCGGCGCCCGCTCCCTCAACGAGATGGCGGTGGAGGCCTGGGCGGACGCCGGCCCGTTCGTGCTGCACGTCTCCGGCGAGCGCGACTTCCCCGCGCTGCGGGCCCGCGTGCGCCGCGACGGGTACGTGCTGATGGCGCAGAGCGGCCATTTCGGCGAGCTGCTCGCGGCGGCCGACATCGCCGTCTCGCGGGCCGGCGGCACGGTCTGGGAGCTCGCGGCGGCGGGCGTGCCGTCGATCCTCGTGCCGTACCCGCACGCCACCGCCGACCACCAGACGCTCAACGCTGCTCACTTCGAGCGCGGCGGCGGCGCCGTCGCCGTCCCCGACTCCGAGATCGCGCGAGTGCCCGCGATCGTCGACGAGCTGCTCGCCGACCCCACGCGACGCGCGCGCATGGCCGAGGCGATGCGCGCGATGGCGCGACCGGATGCCGCCGACCGGATCGCGGATGAGGTGATCGCACTTGCCCGGCGATGAGGCTCGCCGCGGCGTGCACGCACGGCCGCTCGCGGGCCGCAGGCTCTACTTCGTCGGTATCGGCGGGTCGGGGCTGTCCGCCTACGCGAACATCGCGCGCGCGCTCGGCGCCGAGGTGCGCGGCTGGGACGCGCGCGAGACGATCTTCCTGTCGACGCTCGCGGGCGTCGACATCGACCTCGGCGGCGAGCCGGCAGCGCCGGACGGCTGGGAGGCGATCGTGTCGACGGCGCACCTGCACCGCTGCGCGGGCACGCCGCGCGCGGAGTTCCTCGCCGAGCTCGTCGCAGCCCAGCCGGCGATCGTCGTCGGCGGCGCCCACGGGAAGAC
This portion of the Gaiella occulta genome encodes:
- a CDS encoding UDP-N-acetylglucosamine--N-acetylmuramyl-(pentapeptide) pyrophosphoryl-undecaprenol N-acetylglucosamine transferase — translated: MIASSQLAVVIAAGGTAGHVRPALAVAEALRARGVSVTFAGSPDRVESRLVPEAGFELDTFAISGLPRTPSPALVRALWRAAAAPLACTRILRRRRPDVVLGGGGYVAGPMVLAARLQGIPAALTEADAHLGLANRLAAPFARRVFLAYEVEGRSGPKYAVVGRPIPQAHLGATRAQGRARFGVPDGASVVAVFGALAGARSLNEMAVEAWADAGPFVLHVSGERDFPALRARVRRDGYVLMAQSGHFGELLAAADIAVSRAGGTVWELAAAGVPSILVPYPHATADHQTLNAAHFERGGGAVAVPDSEIARVPAIVDELLADPTRRARMAEAMRAMARPDAADRIADEVIALARR